One genomic region from Strix uralensis isolate ZFMK-TIS-50842 chromosome 5, bStrUra1, whole genome shotgun sequence encodes:
- the LOC141944713 gene encoding single-stranded DNA-binding protein, mitochondrial-like isoform X2, producing MFRRPAWQVLRQFVRHESDTVGSLVLERSMNRVQLLGRVGQDPIMRQVDGRNPVTIFSLATNEMWRTGESETSQGGDISQKTTWHRISVFRPGLRDVTYQYVKRGARLYVEGKIDYGEYTDKNNVRRQATTIIADNVIFLSDGSMKEKV from the exons ATGTTTCGGCGACCGGCGTGGCAG GTGCTTCGCCAGTTTGTAAGACATGAGTCTGATACAGTTGGCTCATTGGTACTCGAAAGAT CCATGAATCGTGTTCAGTTACTCGGTCGGGTTGGACAGGACCCTATCATGAGGCAGGTGGATGGAAGAAATCCCGTTACCATATTTTCCCTTGCAACTAATGAGATGTGGCGAACAGGGGAAAGTGAGACAAGCCAGGGAG GTGATATCAGTCAGAAGACGACATGGCACAGGATCTCTGTCTTCAGACCAGGCCTCAGGGATGTTACGTATCAGTATGTGAAGAGGGG tgctcgaCTCTATGTTGAAGGAAAGATAGACTATGGTGAATATACAGATAAAAACAACGTGAGGAGGCAGGCCACAACAATTATAGCAG ataatgTGATTTTTCTGAGTGATGGTAGTATGAAAGAAAAGGTGTGA